In one window of Methanoculleus thermophilus DNA:
- a CDS encoding beta/alpha barrel domain-containing protein produces MRVPWGFLALFAAICIFCTACGCLGPSPPPDDGGEGITPVNEAEPQGPRTLTGALADLDLLLAEGRLNLTNTTLHQVIGTGVDLDGRASAWILGLRDGGEVRWLTFGISGWQEVKLAAPLPEDEILFDEILLPEDLLAERGGVLAPALERGGADTVDIALAREVYTVTVRSDTGMERFSFRADTGEAIA; encoded by the coding sequence ATGAGAGTCCCCTGGGGCTTCCTGGCCCTGTTTGCCGCGATCTGTATCTTCTGCACCGCGTGCGGTTGTCTAGGTCCGTCTCCGCCGCCCGATGACGGCGGTGAAGGGATCACGCCCGTAAATGAGGCCGAACCGCAGGGGCCCAGGACCCTCACCGGGGCTCTTGCGGACCTCGATCTTCTCCTTGCCGAGGGCAGGCTGAACCTCACCAACACGACGCTGCACCAGGTGATCGGGACCGGGGTGGACCTCGACGGTCGGGCCTCCGCCTGGATCCTCGGTCTTCGGGACGGCGGGGAGGTGCGCTGGCTCACGTTCGGGATCTCAGGCTGGCAGGAGGTCAAGCTCGCGGCCCCCCTGCCGGAGGATGAGATCCTCTTCGACGAGATCCTTCTCCCCGAGGATCTCCTCGCGGAGAGAGGCGGCGTGCTCGCCCCAGCACTGGAGCGGGGCGGTGCCGATACGGTCGATATCGCGCTTGCCCGCGAGGTCTACACCGTCACGGTCCGCTCGGATACCGGGATGGAGAGGTTCTCGTTCCGGGCCGATACCGGGGAGGCGATCGCTTGA